A DNA window from Oligoflexus sp. contains the following coding sequences:
- a CDS encoding sensor histidine kinase: protein MKWKQKSSLGAQFTARTLFIFMGVTGFFATLFQWLDRYQWMTSAHLITLFGMSSLLVLGVALYINSHLLLVRPLHDLQKRLQSFQVKNILEKEIFFEVKRDATGEFEELENMFIMYFRQLQIEHREALVAKNNLASLNKNLERELKLRKTQLEEQIAKSFNDRKLAALGEMAGGIAHEINNPLAILVGRAGQLRKFMSALNCDQAQAEMILNSIEKTIFRIQEAITDLETIASNPSTEEIKVLHFGRLLQRIRDLSINRYAPRGIRVDFPETFEAVIEAREVELAQAFLYLIENAADAATNSETPWLRVEVQNLDARTLRVRLIDSGQGVPEDVREKIFQPFFTTKEVGQGRGVGLSLAMSIIDSHGGRLYFDFTQPQTTVCVELPLSQQNQLAA from the coding sequence ATGAAGTGGAAGCAAAAATCAAGTCTCGGCGCTCAATTCACAGCGCGCACCCTGTTTATATTTATGGGTGTTACGGGCTTTTTTGCCACGCTCTTTCAATGGCTGGATCGTTATCAGTGGATGACCTCGGCCCACCTCATCACCCTCTTCGGCATGTCTTCGCTTCTGGTTCTGGGCGTCGCGCTCTACATCAACAGCCATCTGCTTTTGGTGCGTCCCCTGCACGATCTGCAGAAACGTCTGCAATCGTTCCAGGTGAAAAATATTCTGGAAAAGGAAATCTTTTTCGAAGTCAAACGCGATGCCACGGGTGAATTTGAAGAACTCGAAAACATGTTCATCATGTATTTCCGTCAGCTGCAGATCGAGCATCGTGAAGCGCTCGTGGCCAAGAATAATCTCGCCAGTCTCAATAAGAATCTGGAACGCGAGCTGAAGCTTCGGAAAACGCAGCTGGAAGAGCAGATCGCCAAGTCCTTCAATGACAGAAAGCTCGCGGCCCTGGGTGAAATGGCTGGCGGCATTGCCCATGAAATCAACAATCCGCTGGCCATCCTCGTCGGCCGCGCGGGTCAGCTGCGAAAATTCATGAGTGCTTTGAACTGTGATCAGGCGCAGGCCGAGATGATCCTGAACAGCATCGAGAAAACGATCTTCCGCATCCAGGAAGCGATCACCGACCTTGAAACCATAGCCAGCAACCCTTCCACAGAAGAAATCAAGGTGCTGCACTTCGGGCGCCTTCTGCAAAGGATTCGTGACCTCAGCATCAATCGCTATGCCCCGCGTGGCATCCGCGTGGACTTCCCCGAAACGTTTGAAGCCGTGATTGAAGCGCGTGAAGTGGAATTGGCCCAGGCCTTCCTTTACCTGATTGAAAATGCCGCGGATGCCGCCACGAATTCCGAAACACCGTGGCTGCGGGTCGAGGTGCAGAATCTGGATGCGCGGACCTTGCGCGTTCGACTCATTGATAGCGGTCAGGGCGTGCCTGAAGACGTGCGCGAGAAAATCTTCCAGCCCTTCTTTACCACGAAGGAAGTGGGACAGGGTCGTGGTGTCGGCCTGAGCCTGGCCATGAGTATCATTGATAGTCACGGCGGTCGTCTCTATTTTGATTTCACTCAGCCGCAAACCACAGTCTGCGTGGAACTCCCGTTATCGCAGCAAAATCAACTCGCCGCCTAA